One Candidatus Paceibacterota bacterium DNA segment encodes these proteins:
- a CDS encoding AAA family ATPase, with the protein MPWRTIGFETHKKRWEQGLSGGAHAFLWSGLEGIGKRTFALEVIERVQPDPGGRIMIAPNDEEGNQTISVQDIRNIIPLTTLAAIQGPLCIIIDGIELLSREAAPALLKTLEEPRGHVLFIGITHNIGSVLPTIRSRCVPESFAAHADSVIAALPEITSLSAKDRERAVSIACGRIGWVKRVHANGTLEALCAHADAFERLQKEGAAERLLYAQKLIADGALSDALDVWVAAAHRNPSMFASRPHVLRGLIDLAESARFSNANQRIALESFLLSF; encoded by the coding sequence ATGCCTTGGCGTACTATTGGGTTTGAAACTCACAAGAAGCGTTGGGAGCAGGGGTTGAGTGGCGGAGCGCACGCTTTTTTGTGGTCGGGCCTTGAGGGGATTGGAAAGCGCACATTTGCGCTTGAGGTTATCGAGCGCGTACAACCCGACCCTGGCGGACGGATTATGATCGCCCCGAATGACGAAGAGGGTAATCAAACAATCTCAGTACAAGATATTCGCAACATCATCCCACTCACAACATTGGCTGCTATCCAAGGCCCTTTGTGCATTATCATTGACGGTATTGAATTATTGAGTCGCGAGGCAGCGCCAGCGCTCCTCAAAACACTTGAAGAGCCGCGTGGACACGTACTTTTTATTGGCATCACTCATAATATTGGTTCAGTACTTCCCACCATTCGCTCTCGGTGCGTGCCTGAATCGTTTGCTGCGCACGCTGATAGTGTCATCGCAGCGCTCCCCGAGATAACATCATTGAGCGCGAAAGATCGTGAACGGGCAGTCTCAATTGCATGCGGTCGTATCGGATGGGTAAAGCGCGTGCATGCCAACGGTACGCTTGAGGCTCTTTGTGCTCATGCTGATGCGTTTGAGCGTCTTCAGAAAGAAGGGGCCGCAGAGAGACTTTTATATGCCCAAAAGCTCATCGCCGACGGGGCGCTTTCCGATGCTCTTGATGTGTGGGTCGCGGCTGCACACCGGAACCCTTCGATGTTTGCTTCGCGTCCCCATGTTTTGCGCGGCCTTATTGATCTTGCAGAGAGCGCGCGATTTTCAAATGCGAATCAGCGGATTGCGCTTGAAAGCTTTCTCTTGAGTTTCTGA
- a CDS encoding M50 family metallopeptidase: MTAILFILVISVLIFIHELGHFVMAKRAGMRVEEFGFGFPPRLWGVRRGETVYSINWIPFGGFVKVFGEDGEHASAPRSFSSGTAWQRFAVLVAGIVMNFVLAAVLLMVNNAVGVRTALDEADPQALADATQKAVYIARVAPESPADAAGMRTLDVLVSAQYEHIVQPITTAADVQTFTNEYKGKTVQFTVRRGDETLVRDVALRADPPAGQGPLGISPLLIGKVSHPWYEAPFRGVADAVRLTWATVQGYAGVLARLVTTGNVGADLSGPIGIASLTGQAARVGWDYLIQFVAMISINLAVLNAFPFPALDGGRILFLAIEKMRGVPLAHTTEGLVNGIGFLVLILAMILITVRDVMQLL, from the coding sequence ATGACGGCCATTCTCTTTATTCTCGTTATCAGTGTACTCATTTTCATCCATGAATTGGGGCATTTTGTCATGGCGAAGCGTGCCGGAATGCGTGTTGAGGAATTCGGTTTCGGGTTTCCTCCGCGCCTGTGGGGCGTACGACGTGGCGAGACCGTTTACTCAATTAACTGGATACCGTTTGGCGGCTTTGTGAAGGTGTTTGGGGAAGATGGAGAGCACGCAAGCGCTCCTCGGAGCTTTTCGTCAGGGACCGCATGGCAGCGCTTCGCTGTTCTTGTTGCAGGTATTGTGATGAATTTTGTGCTCGCAGCGGTGCTTTTGATGGTGAATAATGCGGTTGGCGTGCGCACTGCCTTGGACGAAGCTGATCCGCAGGCGCTCGCAGACGCTACGCAAAAAGCGGTATATATCGCGCGCGTAGCCCCTGAAAGTCCAGCGGATGCAGCCGGTATGCGTACGCTCGATGTCCTTGTATCGGCGCAGTACGAGCACATAGTGCAGCCGATTACTACTGCGGCGGATGTGCAGACGTTCACCAACGAATACAAAGGAAAGACGGTTCAATTCACGGTGCGTCGTGGGGATGAAACGCTGGTACGCGATGTTGCGCTCCGGGCAGATCCTCCTGCCGGGCAGGGTCCGCTGGGCATCTCTCCACTGCTGATCGGCAAAGTGTCCCACCCTTGGTACGAAGCTCCGTTCCGCGGAGTGGCTGATGCGGTACGCCTCACTTGGGCAACGGTACAGGGTTACGCGGGTGTACTGGCGAGGCTGGTTACGACTGGCAATGTAGGTGCGGATCTTTCTGGACCAATCGGCATCGCGTCTCTTACGGGCCAAGCGGCTCGTGTTGGTTGGGACTATCTCATCCAATTCGTTGCCATGATTTCTATCAATCTCGCGGTCTTAAATGCATTTCCGTTCCCAGCGCTTGACGGTGGTCGTATTCTTTTTCTCGCGATTGAAAAAATGCGCGGCGTTCCGCTTGCGCACACTACCGAAGGGCTCGTAAATGGTATTGGATTTCTCGTTCTTATCCTTGCGATGATTCTGATTACAGTTCGCGATGTTATGCAATTACTTTAA
- a CDS encoding uracil-DNA glycosylase, whose product MHSEPSQRTQLMRAIKDEVFALTTSPLYRERAESGAFPVIGEGSHDARIVFVGEAPGKNEAKTGRPFCGASGKVLDALLQGVGIARSDVYITNVVKDRPPMNRDPLPEEIALYGPFLERQLTIIRPNVVVPLGRFAMAYIMELYGIGHELKPISHIHGTAFLGTAPWGAIHVMPLYHPAVAVYNRNMLPTLQKDIAQLVSLVTH is encoded by the coding sequence ATGCATAGCGAACCATCTCAGCGCACGCAACTTATGAGGGCGATAAAAGATGAGGTATTTGCACTCACTACATCGCCACTCTATCGTGAACGGGCAGAGTCCGGAGCCTTTCCAGTTATCGGCGAGGGGAGTCATGACGCGCGCATTGTCTTTGTGGGGGAGGCGCCTGGTAAAAATGAGGCAAAGACGGGGAGACCATTCTGTGGAGCATCTGGAAAAGTGCTCGATGCTTTGCTCCAGGGCGTTGGGATTGCGCGTAGTGACGTGTACATTACAAATGTAGTGAAGGACCGGCCTCCCATGAATCGCGACCCACTTCCCGAAGAGATCGCGCTCTATGGCCCATTTCTTGAACGCCAGCTCACTATTATACGACCGAACGTTGTAGTCCCTCTTGGGCGCTTCGCGATGGCGTATATTATGGAGCTGTACGGTATTGGCCATGAGTTAAAGCCTATTAGTCACATTCACGGCACGGCATTTTTGGGAACAGCGCCATGGGGCGCCATCCACGTTATGCCCCTCTACCATCCTGCGGTAGCGGTGTATAATCGTAATATGCTCCCAACGTTACAGAAAGACATTGCGCAGCTGGTAAGTCTGGTGACGCACTAG
- a CDS encoding MFS transporter, whose protein sequence is MRINHVIKTLITSDFLINSGFSSFGPIFAVFVTQQIDGGSVQVVGFGTAIAQFCKVIFQIPTARYLDKNHGEYDDFISMVLGTALVSATPFLYLFASVPLHIYLIQGLFGLGLALTVPPWYAIFTRHIDRGQENVEWSLESVAIGISGACAAALGGLLATRFGFQSVFFIAGLFTMAGMGVQLLIYNDLRRKVPRGVVKPTPDRIG, encoded by the coding sequence ATGCGGATCAATCACGTTATCAAAACTCTCATCACGTCAGATTTTCTTATCAATTCGGGCTTCTCCTCTTTTGGTCCCATCTTTGCGGTCTTCGTTACGCAACAAATCGATGGCGGCTCGGTGCAGGTTGTCGGTTTCGGGACAGCAATCGCACAATTCTGCAAGGTGATTTTCCAAATCCCTACAGCCCGATATCTTGATAAAAATCATGGGGAGTATGACGACTTCATCTCGATGGTGCTTGGAACGGCGCTTGTCTCCGCAACACCGTTTTTATACCTCTTTGCATCGGTGCCTCTTCACATTTACTTAATCCAAGGGTTGTTTGGTCTCGGCCTCGCATTAACCGTGCCACCATGGTATGCCATTTTTACTCGCCACATTGATCGAGGGCAGGAGAATGTCGAGTGGTCTCTCGAGTCGGTTGCAATTGGTATTTCGGGTGCGTGCGCTGCGGCGCTTGGAGGACTCCTCGCAACGCGCTTTGGATTTCAATCAGTCTTTTTTATCGCCGGACTCTTTACGATGGCGGGAATGGGAGTACAGTTACTGATATACAATGATCTGCGACGTAAAGTGCCTCGTGGCGTTGTGAAGCCAACTCCTGATCGCATCGGGTAA
- the frr gene encoding ribosome recycling factor — protein MYQALIQSKKKDFDSIFTFAQQEAAALRTGRAHSSIVSDIPVEYLGSRLTVKELASITVPEPRTIFIQPWDKGALSAIEAGIRASTLGLNPVVDGTTVRLNIPPLTEERRKELVRTLHSKMEEARIRIRQVREDILKKVQTAVREKEAREDDLRHAKDAVQKVVDELHEKIDTLARAKEQELMQS, from the coding sequence ATGTATCAAGCACTCATTCAGTCAAAAAAGAAGGATTTTGATAGTATTTTTACCTTTGCACAGCAGGAGGCTGCTGCATTGCGCACGGGACGCGCTCACAGCAGTATTGTGTCTGACATTCCGGTAGAATATCTCGGTTCCCGACTTACGGTTAAAGAGCTTGCGAGCATTACCGTGCCTGAGCCGCGCACGATTTTCATTCAGCCATGGGACAAGGGCGCCCTGTCTGCTATTGAAGCGGGAATCCGCGCAAGTACGCTTGGTCTGAATCCGGTCGTCGATGGGACGACCGTCAGGCTCAACATTCCGCCACTCACGGAGGAGCGTCGCAAGGAATTGGTGCGCACGCTTCATAGTAAAATGGAAGAGGCTCGCATCCGTATTCGCCAAGTGCGAGAGGATATTCTCAAAAAAGTACAGACCGCAGTGCGCGAGAAAGAGGCGCGTGAAGACGACCTCCGCCATGCAAAAGATGCGGTGCAGAAAGTAGTCGATGAGCTGCACGAAAAAATTGATACCCTCGCGCGGGCTAAAGAGCAGGAGCTCATGCAATCGTAA
- a CDS encoding aromatic amino acid transport family protein, translating to MRAGYFFDPQFLHATAVLAGTMVGVGIFGIPFAFAKAGFGMGLIFFALTISATIAMNLMFSEVILRTRGKHQLVGYTRQYLGLTSQRIVLLANVLGISGALLAYIIAAGEFLSGLAGPFTGLEASWFSFAFFLVVSCILPFGFRTIATIEFGLAIIFTLIIVSIAGVSVPHISVEHLQGFNSDFWFLPYGVLLFAFAGLTSLPIQREVLRGKERLLRPSIITAVSIVGTLFLLFTTAVVGVMGPNTEPQALTNLADTLGGVGHLIVTLGSLFGVVAITTSYLMLGTALTDIFRLDYGIPRRWALVLAGLPPILLYILGLRSFITVIGLIGTLAIGIESVVLIMLYQRSQKEGTRDPEYKVHIPIALQIALAMVFVGGVIYELLFA from the coding sequence ATGCGCGCTGGGTATTTTTTCGATCCGCAATTTCTTCACGCTACTGCAGTACTTGCGGGGACGATGGTCGGCGTCGGCATTTTTGGTATTCCGTTTGCGTTTGCAAAGGCTGGCTTCGGCATGGGCCTTATTTTTTTTGCCTTAACCATCTCCGCGACGATCGCGATGAATTTAATGTTCTCGGAAGTGATCTTGCGAACACGAGGCAAGCACCAGCTTGTTGGATACACGCGACAATATCTCGGCCTCACATCACAGCGCATCGTGCTTCTCGCAAATGTCCTTGGTATTTCTGGGGCATTGCTCGCATACATTATTGCGGCAGGGGAATTTCTTTCCGGGCTCGCCGGACCTTTCACTGGACTTGAAGCGAGTTGGTTCTCATTCGCATTCTTCTTGGTCGTTTCGTGTATTTTGCCATTTGGCTTCCGCACCATCGCAACAATAGAGTTTGGTCTTGCAATTATATTTACGCTCATCATTGTATCCATTGCGGGGGTGAGCGTCCCCCACATATCCGTCGAGCACCTTCAGGGTTTTAATAGTGACTTTTGGTTTTTGCCCTACGGAGTGCTTCTCTTTGCGTTTGCAGGGTTAACATCGCTACCCATCCAACGCGAGGTGTTGCGTGGAAAAGAGCGCTTATTGCGCCCCTCTATTATTACTGCGGTGAGTATTGTTGGTACGCTCTTTCTCTTGTTCACGACCGCTGTCGTGGGTGTGATGGGACCGAATACCGAGCCGCAGGCGTTGACGAACCTTGCCGATACGCTGGGCGGGGTTGGTCACCTCATTGTGACACTCGGGTCACTCTTCGGGGTGGTTGCGATCACAACGTCGTATCTTATGTTGGGCACAGCACTTACTGATATCTTCAGGCTCGATTATGGTATTCCGCGTCGGTGGGCGCTGGTACTTGCTGGGCTTCCGCCCATCCTTCTGTATATCCTTGGCCTACGAAGTTTCATCACGGTGATTGGTCTGATTGGCACTCTGGCAATTGGGATTGAATCCGTCGTACTTATTATGCTGTACCAGCGGTCCCAAAAAGAAGGTACGCGTGACCCAGAATATAAGGTGCATATTCCTATTGCGCTTCAAATAGCGCTTGCTATGGTGTTTGTGGGGGGAGTGATATATGAGCTTCTTTTTGCGTAA
- a CDS encoding UDP-N-acetylglucosamine--N-acetylmuramyl-(pentapeptide) pyrophosphoryl-undecaprenol N-acetylglucosamine transferase: protein MELRFLLVGGGSGGHAFPLAAIARALVERGEAQGHSVRILMMGAGGRDGFLARAAQEYGFAHTSIIAGKTDRSAFRLPWEGVKTCIGFIQALWRLLWFMPDAVISKGGYDSFAPSLAARLYFIPLFLHESDTIPGSVQRILAPFARGVFLGFSEAQRFFGKVPTLVTGNPVRPDISAGDRARALATFHVADGIPTLLVLGGSQGAQQINDIILSGIAEMTETANVIHQCGTVNHPVVQTERERLIRDGAGSYGDRIAARYAAVPFLDGKDLADAYALADVVVARAGAGTLAELLLLGKPAVVVPLAWAAHGHQLANATAVAQFGVRIVEGENITPHILMNQIRALLNPEERTRVSALMRTGARPDAAAQVADAVLKSIL, encoded by the coding sequence ATGGAACTTCGCTTTCTTCTCGTCGGTGGCGGTTCAGGTGGACATGCATTTCCACTTGCAGCAATTGCTCGCGCGCTGGTAGAGCGCGGTGAGGCGCAGGGGCACTCGGTACGGATCCTTATGATGGGTGCGGGCGGGCGCGATGGGTTTCTTGCGCGTGCTGCGCAAGAGTATGGGTTTGCACATACATCAATTATTGCAGGAAAAACTGATCGGAGTGCCTTTCGTCTTCCTTGGGAGGGCGTCAAAACGTGCATCGGCTTTATCCAGGCGCTGTGGCGACTCCTCTGGTTTATGCCCGATGCGGTGATAAGTAAGGGAGGATACGATTCGTTTGCTCCTTCTCTAGCCGCGCGTCTTTATTTCATTCCACTCTTTCTCCACGAGTCAGATACGATTCCTGGTTCGGTGCAGCGCATTCTCGCGCCGTTTGCGCGCGGCGTGTTTTTGGGTTTTTCAGAGGCACAGCGTTTTTTTGGCAAAGTCCCTACTCTGGTAACCGGTAATCCAGTGCGTCCCGATATTTCTGCGGGCGATCGTGCTCGTGCACTCGCCACGTTTCACGTGGCAGATGGCATCCCCACACTTCTTGTGCTTGGAGGAAGTCAGGGAGCGCAACAAATAAACGACATTATCCTTTCGGGAATTGCTGAAATGACGGAAACCGCAAACGTTATTCACCAGTGTGGGACGGTGAATCACCCTGTTGTGCAAACAGAACGTGAACGGTTAATTCGAGACGGTGCTGGCTCATATGGCGACCGCATTGCGGCACGTTATGCTGCCGTGCCATTCCTTGATGGCAAAGACCTTGCTGATGCGTATGCCCTTGCAGATGTCGTTGTTGCTCGCGCGGGTGCCGGCACTCTTGCTGAACTACTCCTTCTTGGTAAGCCGGCAGTTGTTGTGCCGCTTGCGTGGGCCGCTCACGGACACCAGCTTGCGAACGCAACTGCTGTTGCCCAGTTTGGCGTACGCATTGTAGAGGGAGAAAATATCACCCCTCACATTCTCATGAATCAGATTCGTGCCCTTTTAAATCCTGAAGAGCGCACACGAGTAAGTGCCCTTATGCGCACGGGTGCGCGTCCGGATGCGGCGGCTCAAGTTGCGGATGCGGTGCTCAAGAGTATACTCTAG
- a CDS encoding DedA family protein codes for MEAFIQTIQGYIGSIDQYWYPILFVGLFIEGFSALLVGGFLISIGAISFVPGVLVLSAGEILAGYMWFGAGAWGGTASLQWFVKDRPGRERLLARVRRAFEQYGGAVIFLAKVTFSITIVTQILAGSLKYPLRKFSLYNIAGSIIWVGIVAGFGFFFGASYQAFVDYWDNVSNIILVALVTIALIILFRSIFRSVISEYLDITEGIERIHTFSHKVFRIFFGPRT; via the coding sequence ATGGAGGCGTTTATTCAAACTATACAGGGGTACATCGGTAGCATTGACCAGTATTGGTACCCTATTCTTTTTGTGGGGCTTTTTATCGAAGGATTTAGCGCGCTCCTTGTGGGGGGCTTTTTAATTTCTATCGGGGCCATTTCCTTTGTGCCCGGTGTGTTAGTGCTGAGTGCCGGAGAAATCCTTGCTGGATATATGTGGTTTGGAGCCGGGGCGTGGGGCGGTACAGCATCGCTCCAATGGTTTGTGAAAGATCGTCCAGGCCGGGAACGGCTCTTAGCTCGAGTGCGCAGAGCATTTGAACAGTATGGGGGGGCGGTGATTTTTCTTGCTAAAGTCACATTTTCGATCACCATCGTGACACAAATTCTCGCAGGGTCTTTAAAATATCCTCTCCGCAAATTCTCACTCTACAACATCGCGGGTTCTATCATTTGGGTCGGCATTGTCGCGGGCTTTGGGTTTTTCTTTGGCGCCAGCTATCAGGCGTTTGTCGATTATTGGGACAATGTGAGTAATATTATTTTAGTAGCTCTTGTTACTATCGCGCTGATTATTCTCTTTCGTTCGATATTCCGTTCTGTTATCTCTGAATACCTTGATATCACAGAGGGTATAGAGCGCATCCATACATTCTCACACAAGGTATTCCGTATATTTTTTGGTCCGCGCACGTAA
- a CDS encoding S8 family serine peptidase: MKLRKYAVFCALFLALSLSHSASAATKQSNPESRFFVKSQSPLWRNSFGARHVFPDGFSANLSDWQLRVARALNIETQPIKQLFILEASGERSLPDASIPWGVGSMYDLPSLATRPVGGKGVTVAVIDTGIAQHPDLDRRVTICKDFTVARGSSTSCVDTNGHGTHVAGVIAADGGEDGLGVFGVAPEASLAVYRACSEDGECWVDDVAAAIRAGVDDGAQIIVVSMGADSAHSILANAVKYATDKGALVIAAAGNDGPYAGSIDIPARLPGVLAVGALDAQGGTPEWSSRGTNSRSLLGVLEEGDIAFAAPGIRIQGPWLLGGYAELSGTSVAAPHIAGVAAKVWNATVKNPAYYVRDVLEKIARDQGVEGEDNATGLGTPVISQ; the protein is encoded by the coding sequence ATGAAACTTAGGAAATATGCGGTGTTTTGTGCGCTTTTCCTAGCGCTCTCACTCTCGCATTCCGCAAGCGCGGCAACTAAGCAATCAAATCCGGAATCCCGGTTTTTTGTGAAGTCGCAGTCGCCTCTGTGGCGAAACAGTTTCGGTGCTCGACACGTATTCCCGGATGGGTTTTCTGCCAATCTTTCTGATTGGCAGCTTCGCGTTGCTCGCGCACTGAATATTGAAACTCAGCCTATTAAGCAGCTGTTTATCTTAGAGGCTTCAGGAGAGCGCTCTCTGCCGGATGCTTCGATCCCTTGGGGCGTTGGCTCTATGTACGATCTTCCCTCTCTGGCCACTCGGCCTGTTGGCGGCAAGGGTGTGACGGTTGCTGTCATTGATACTGGCATTGCCCAACATCCGGATCTCGACCGCCGCGTCACTATCTGTAAGGACTTTACCGTTGCACGAGGGAGCTCTACCAGTTGTGTAGACACCAACGGTCACGGTACGCATGTTGCAGGTGTTATTGCGGCTGATGGTGGAGAGGATGGGCTGGGTGTTTTTGGTGTTGCCCCTGAAGCATCGCTCGCCGTTTACCGAGCGTGCTCAGAAGATGGCGAATGTTGGGTCGACGATGTCGCTGCGGCAATTCGTGCCGGCGTTGACGATGGTGCGCAGATTATCGTGGTGAGTATGGGTGCCGATTCTGCACACAGCATTCTTGCCAACGCGGTAAAGTACGCAACCGACAAAGGTGCGTTGGTAATCGCTGCGGCGGGTAATGACGGGCCATACGCGGGAAGTATTGATATTCCTGCGCGCTTGCCCGGCGTTCTTGCTGTTGGTGCGCTCGACGCGCAAGGCGGCACGCCTGAATGGAGTTCGCGCGGTACTAACTCTCGTTCTCTCTTGGGAGTGTTAGAAGAGGGAGATATTGCATTTGCTGCTCCTGGCATACGCATACAGGGCCCATGGCTTCTCGGTGGATATGCTGAATTGTCAGGTACCTCAGTCGCTGCGCCGCATATTGCGGGCGTTGCCGCAAAAGTGTGGAATGCAACGGTCAAAAACCCTGCGTACTATGTTCGTGACGTTTTAGAAAAGATTGCTCGCGATCAAGGAGTTGAGGGAGAAGATAACGCAACGGGTCTTGGTACTCCGGTCATAAGTCAGTAG
- the lon gene encoding endopeptidase La: protein MATISIPEELPLIPLKNTVLFPKIVMPLVVQRQKSVHALDVAMARDQLVCFVAQKDMRDDVSADDFYRIGVVGRVISVFRLPDGSAKVDVEGIMRVRLENILQDDPLFRVRVSALPLQHTHDDLPTQVLLRRVIDQFLKISELRSVQSVAPEVAFMISNSKDVEQIISFVAVNVNHGGPDDQQRVLEQVASKDALSHLNVLIARELEILETERSLARETKKKIGKMQREMFLREQMKSIEKELGVDDEQAEFEVLREKILATHMPEETEAKALKELGRLSRMPPYSPETSYIRTYLDWLIELPWQKISEEKIDLKEAEKILHTDHHGMEKVKERILEYIAVKKKVAKLRGPILCFVGPPGTGKTSVGKSIARALGRTFVRMSLGGIRDEAEIRGHRRTYVGAMPGRIIQSMNNAKVKNPVIMLDEIDKIGADFRGDPSAALLEALDPEQNSSFSDHYLEVPFDLSDVLFIATANTLDTIPPALRDRLEIIRFPGYTELEKIEIAKQFILPKVLENHGLTKRSVTFPVPVLKDIVTKHTYEAGVRDLERQIATVVRKATRQLVQNPKKTSIAITPATLHTYLGPVKFTHQKAEAKDEIGVATGMVWMPTGGDVLTIEATMMPGKGRLTLTGQLGDMTRESAQAALSFARGYVAKHKKTKEDFGAFDVHIHLPSGAIKKDGPSAGTGLATALISLFSGAPVRRDVAMTGEVTLRGKVLEIGGVKEKVLGAHRAGIRHVILPMDNKKDLEDIPAEIKKRVTVHFVRTMDDVLKIALRA, encoded by the coding sequence ATGGCAACCATTTCAATTCCAGAAGAGCTGCCGTTAATTCCGTTGAAAAATACGGTGCTTTTCCCAAAGATCGTCATGCCTCTGGTGGTTCAGCGCCAGAAGTCTGTGCATGCTTTAGATGTTGCTATGGCTCGAGATCAGCTCGTGTGTTTTGTTGCGCAAAAGGATATGCGCGATGATGTCTCGGCGGATGACTTCTATCGCATTGGCGTTGTGGGCAGAGTTATTTCTGTATTCCGCCTTCCGGACGGTTCGGCAAAGGTAGACGTAGAGGGCATCATGCGTGTGCGCTTGGAAAACATCCTTCAGGATGATCCGCTGTTCCGCGTGCGCGTTTCCGCATTGCCTCTGCAGCACACACACGATGATCTCCCGACGCAGGTTTTGCTGCGCCGTGTTATTGATCAGTTTTTGAAAATTTCAGAACTACGCTCTGTGCAATCAGTTGCCCCAGAGGTTGCATTCATGATCTCTAACAGTAAAGACGTCGAACAAATTATTAGCTTCGTTGCAGTGAACGTGAACCATGGTGGCCCCGACGATCAGCAGCGTGTGCTTGAGCAGGTTGCAAGCAAGGATGCGCTTTCTCATTTAAACGTGCTCATTGCGCGCGAACTAGAAATTCTTGAAACAGAACGCTCGCTCGCCCGCGAAACAAAGAAGAAGATTGGAAAGATGCAACGAGAGATGTTCCTGCGTGAGCAAATGAAGAGTATTGAAAAAGAGCTTGGCGTTGATGACGAGCAGGCTGAGTTTGAGGTATTGCGTGAAAAAATTCTCGCAACGCATATGCCAGAAGAAACAGAGGCGAAGGCCCTCAAGGAGCTTGGCCGCCTTTCCCGCATGCCCCCATACAGTCCGGAGACCTCTTACATCCGTACATACTTAGATTGGTTGATTGAGCTACCGTGGCAGAAAATCTCGGAAGAAAAAATCGATCTCAAGGAGGCGGAAAAAATCTTACACACCGACCACCACGGCATGGAGAAGGTGAAGGAGCGTATTTTGGAATATATTGCCGTAAAAAAGAAGGTTGCGAAACTCCGCGGTCCTATCTTGTGTTTTGTCGGTCCGCCAGGAACTGGAAAAACATCTGTCGGGAAATCTATCGCCCGTGCACTGGGGCGCACTTTTGTGCGCATGTCGCTTGGCGGCATCCGCGATGAAGCTGAAATCCGTGGGCACCGTCGCACGTACGTAGGGGCGATGCCGGGCCGCATCATTCAGAGCATGAACAACGCAAAGGTGAAGAATCCCGTGATTATGCTCGATGAAATCGATAAAATCGGCGCCGATTTTCGAGGAGATCCATCCGCGGCGCTCCTTGAAGCCCTTGATCCGGAGCAAAACAGTTCATTCTCAGATCACTATCTTGAGGTACCATTCGATCTTTCGGACGTTCTTTTTATCGCAACGGCGAATACGCTTGATACCATTCCACCGGCGTTGCGTGATCGTCTCGAGATCATCCGTTTCCCTGGATATACCGAGCTTGAAAAAATTGAGATCGCGAAACAATTTATCCTCCCAAAGGTTCTCGAAAATCACGGCCTGACGAAGCGCTCAGTAACATTCCCTGTTCCAGTGCTTAAGGATATTGTCACCAAGCATACCTATGAAGCGGGCGTGCGCGATCTCGAGCGGCAGATTGCTACCGTTGTGCGCAAAGCTACGCGCCAACTCGTGCAAAATCCTAAGAAGACATCAATTGCAATTACACCTGCAACTCTTCATACGTACCTAGGCCCCGTGAAGTTCACCCACCAGAAAGCGGAAGCAAAAGATGAAATTGGTGTAGCAACAGGCATGGTGTGGATGCCAACTGGCGGCGACGTACTCACGATCGAGGCGACGATGATGCCTGGCAAAGGACGTCTTACTCTTACAGGACAACTGGGAGACATGACCCGTGAGTCTGCGCAAGCTGCTTTGAGTTTTGCGCGTGGCTATGTGGCGAAGCACAAAAAGACCAAAGAAGATTTTGGTGCTTTTGACGTACACATTCACCTTCCTTCAGGGGCGATTAAAAAAGATGGTCCGTCCGCGGGTACAGGTCTTGCAACTGCCCTCATCTCTCTTTTTTCTGGCGCTCCTGTGCGTCGCGACGTTGCTATGACGGGCGAGGTGACCCTCCGTGGTAAGGTATTGGAAATCGGTGGCGTAAAAGAAAAGGTACTTGGTGCGCATCGAGCTGGCATCCGCCACGTCATACTTCCGATGGATAATAAGAAAGATTTGGAGGACATTCCTGCGGAGATCAAGAAGCGTGTGACTGTTCATTTCGTGCGCACGATGGATGATGTGCTCAAGATCGCGCTGCGGGCATAA